The Arvicola amphibius chromosome 4, mArvAmp1.2, whole genome shotgun sequence genome includes the window aaaagcCTAGAGCTACCCCGATAGCTAATATCAATCAACTGAGCTGATAACTCCAAGAGATTACCTGAGACCTATTAACAGAACCGCAACCCTACTAAGAGGACCTCGCTTAGGCTGGGGCGCTATGATGTCATAAGGGGCTTCTCGGCCCTGGCCAGGTCTCTTGACTGTGATTGGTTGATTCGGAGAAGGGCTATGATGGAGAAGGGCGGGAGCAAAttacagagacaaagaaagtctTTGGGTGTGACAATTAGAGAAGGGCGTGCGAAGAGGCTCCCAGGCTGTAGTCTCTATATAGTCTTGTTTTTACCTGCTCCAGCGCCAGGGAGCAGAGGCCGAGGAGGTCCAGTCCGACCCTGAGCCCCAGCGCCCCCCGCCCATCGCGGTGGGGGCAGGGACAAGAGGCGGAGCTATGTGGAGCCGGGAGGCTGGGCCGAGTAATTGAAGTGGCTACCAAGTTGAGCCATGGAGAAGCCCGAGTCTCTCGCGTCGGTTAGCGGCCTCACTGCGGAATCCCCTCGGGAGGTTCCTAGGGCAGTACCTGGAGGTGGCCGAGGTATACAAACAGACACCGGAATGCCCTCCGGAGTAGccttgtttcctggttctggcccCCTCTTGCATTCCGGGGGCACTGTAATTCGTAGTCCCGGTTCAATCCAGCCCAATGAAGGGGTAGTGACCCTCAGTTCCGGACCCAGTCTGCATCTCGGGGAGGTTGCAGGTTATAGTCTTGGGTCCAGCAAATCCCCTGGCACTGAAACCGGTGCAACTAGGGCGTCCATCCCTGGGCCGGGGGAGCCTAAGGTGTACCGCTCGGAGAATAATCCACACTCCGGGTCAGCTCTCTTGAACTCTCAAAGCTGTGAGGAGCGTCCCCGGAGCATCCTAAAAAACAGCAGTTCCTTCATGATGAAGAAAACCTCCAGTACGGAGAAGTAAGCTGCTCAGCGGTTAGCCAGGAGCCAGCAAACCTGAGATGGGAGGGAAGAGTTCAGGACACCTAGGGCGGAAGCCAAGAAAAAAGGGGCGGAGTCCTGAAAAGGGGGTAGGGGACAGTAGGTGAGAGCTATTGGGTAGGAAATCTGAGGTGCCAAAACTTGTGGGAGGCGGCAAGGGTCACAGAAATCCTGGCCGCAACGCACTGTAATTACCACTGGGCGTCTGGCTCCAATCCTAGCCTCTACAAGGGAATATCAGAAGAGTTCTGTGCATGCCTGGAAGGATGAAGAGACCCCTCTGTTGGGTGAGGGTCCCCAGAAGAGCATCCTCCTTTGCTGTGTCCTCCCCACACCTTAGGAAATCTCAGCGCTGGGATGAGATGAACATCTTGGCTACCTACCACCCTGCTGACAAAGACTATGGCTTTATGAAGGTGGATGAACCCAGCACCCCCTACCACAGGTGCTAAGCCCTCAGCCCTAGGTTTTCAGCTGGAACTCCTGTATTCTAGCAAGAGAACAGGAGGAAGAGGCCGAGAAGCTTCAGGTACTAGCCCTGCTTCCCCTCTTCAGGCTGCAGGACAATGACGAGGACCTGTCTGCCGGGTCTTCTCTGAAGGTGACCCCTGAAGCACTGGCAGAGAGGTGAGAGTCTACTGCAGAGCTGTGCCCTCTGCCCCATACCTCTGAACCCAGTCTCAGTTAGCTTTGTTCTTTGGCCCCTAAAATGGTACACACTACACGCCCCCTTGGGCATAACCAAAACCGATCTGGGGGATCTCCAGCTTGGTCCCCACCCACCACCTGCCCCCACAGTTGTTTTCTCCCTTCTGTACCCCCAACTAGTCTCCCTCCCCTTCAGGTTTGCCACAATGGACAATTTCCTCCCCAAGGTCCTCCAGTATGGAGACAACAAAAGCTCAAGGACTGCAGATAGCTTTGCCAAGACTTGTACGTGAGATGTGGGTGGGGCG containing:
- the LOC119812653 gene encoding uncharacterized protein LOC119812653 produces the protein MEKPESLASVSGLTAESPREVPRAVPGGGRGIQTDTGMPSGVALFPGSGPLLHSGGTVIRSPGSIQPNEGVVTLSSGPSLHLGEVAGYSLGSSKSPGTETGATRASIPGPGEPKVYRSENNPHSGSALLNSQSCEERPRSILKNSSSFMMKKTSSTEKKSQRWDEMNILATYHPADKDYGFMKVDEPSTPYHRLQDNDEDLSAGSSLKVTPEALAERSSSMETTKAQGLQIALPRLVREMWPPHWPTDSSDFDKHRKIHYSEGKFLKAPRNLPSANEDESSGASASISSSNQSVMMDLKSRPVDKGWAGKLATGVKNETVLVTDSRALGTKDSATSRNQFPSASDSTVGEQTNLQRKEYYSKGRYLRSCSRPELGEDIEDEEQDSSSGLIWVTENPKDTSDESLWLQWTQDKEPRPWKM